TTATGAAACAGTTTCTGTTAGAGTCAGTCATGCTGACATTAACCGGCGGCGTTGTGGGTCTTGTTCTCGGTGGCTTGATTGCCTGGATGATCACAGCGTTCTTGCCATTTAAACCCGTCATAACGCTTGGTTCCATCATCGGCACCTTTGCAATTTCCAGCATTGTCGGCATTGTTTTTGGCATCCTGCCAGCTAAAAGTGCTGCCAATAAGAACCTGATCGATATTCTGAAATCATAAAAATGCTCCCATCTAAGTGGCAGCATGCAGCTTTCTATTTCTACATTGAAAGTTCTTGAACCAACGAAAAAACGGTTAGATCTGCGAGATCTAACCGTTTTTTATACGCTATTACTGCTACTGCTTTTAGCCAAAAGCCGTCATTGCTGAAGACATCATTCCGAGCGCTTCTTATTGCGAACCCCTGCTAACCCAAACAAGCTCGCTATGCTAGTCAAGATCAGCCCAACAATAGACAAATCATTCGCCGATCTATCACCTGTTTGCGGTAGCTGATGAGTCGTTTTCACAGGTGTTTGCTGATTAATTGACTGACTAGGTCGACCAGTAACACTCGGCACTTTGCCTGTCTCATGACCAGTACTCGTACCGGTATTTGTGCCAGTGCCGCTATCTGTACCAGTACCTGTATCAGGAAGCGGCCCTGATTTCGCAACGATTTCAAAGACCGCTTGCTGGGTATCGACATTTTCAAGCAGATAATTTGGCAGCAACGCTTGGATACGCTTGAGGCCGCCTGCGCTAAGTGTCACGGCGTAACGACCAACAACAATTGGGGCAATACCATCAGCAAAAGCCAAGTCACTGTCTTCAAGTATGATGTGACTACCATCCGTAAAAATCAATTCGAAATGTTGAGCATTCAGTTCTCCAGGTTGGCCATCATAGATTTTTTGCTGCATGCCGCTGAGCTGTCCTGACAAAACCGCGGGTGTGATCGTAATGGTACCATTCATTGTTGTGTCGTTAATTTGATAATTAGGACCAAGTGCAACCATCACTTTAGCAATGCCACTAGCACTTAATCGATACGTGTAGGTGCCAACATTAACGCTATCATTGGCAACATCTATATCTGCATTCGTTAAGGCGACTGTTTGTGCACCAGTTGGTAGTTGAACTGTTACCAGTAATCCACTAGCTTGGCTTGCTCGGGTAACCCCGTCATACTGGAAATGACCATTATTAACGGTGGCCACGACTGTCAGTGGCGTGAGGGTGATCGTGCCGGTCAATGCGTTCAAATCGGTTTCATTAAGTGCATAGTTGGTGCCGGCTGCTGCTTTCAACTTCGCTATTCCTGAATGACTAAGATGATAATGATACGTGCCAGTTGTCGTGTTATCGCCGTCAACAACAATGTCCTGCGTCGTCAATGCAACAGTTAGCCTAGCAGTCCCGCGCGAGAGGTAAACGACGCCATTGAGACCTGACGCTTCACTTGCCTTTGTACGACCATCATAAACAAATGTCGTATCATTTACCGTTGCAGTTCCTTCAGCTGGGGTGATCGTAATAATACCCATTAATGCTGCTAGATCATCTGCTTTCAATTGATAATTTGGTCCAGCTACTTGTTGCAGTTTCGTGATGGCGTCAGTACTTAGCCGGTAGTGGTAACTGCCAACATTGACACCATCATCAGCAACCACGATATCTGAAGCGTCTAACTTAATTGATGTTGTATCGTCGCCAAGTTCAATCACTGCTGTTAACCCTTGAGCCTGACTCGCCTTTGTTTGGCCATCATACATAAATGAACCATCATTCGAATCAGCGGTTGTTGTTGCCGGTGTAATGTTAATGTTGCCCGTCAATTTTGCTAATTCTGAAACTGTTAACTGATAGTTGCTGCCGACTGCCTGTTGTAGTTTTGCAATGCCGGCGTCAGTCAGCGTGTACTGGTAACTCCCAACATTCACACCATCATTGGCAACAACAAAGTCGGCTGGCGGCAAGGTTACTGGCACCGTCTCATTGCCAACTGTGACGTTTGCAGTCAAGCCTTGTGCCTGACCGGCTTTCGTCTTCCCATCATAAACAAACGAAGTATTGGTCAGAGTTGCGGTGCTTGCTGCAGGCGTAATTGTGATTGTACCAATCAACTTTGCCAGCTCAGAAGCATTTAACTGATAGTTGCTGCCGACTGCCTGTTGTAGCTTTGCGATACCAATGTTTGTAAGGCTGTACTGATAACTTCCAACATTCACACCATCATTGACAACAACAAAGTCAACTGACGTCAAGGTTACCGGCACCGTTGCACTGCCAACTGTGACGTTTGCAGTCAAGCCTTGTGCCTGACTTGCCTTCGTCTTCCCATCATAAACAAACGAAGTATTGGTCAGAGTTGCGGTGCTTGCTGCAGGCGTAATTGTGATTGTACCAGTCAATTTTGCTAAGTCATCAGCGTTTAGCTGATAATTGCTACCGACTGCCTGTTGTAGCTTTGCGATACCAGTGTTTGTAAGGCTGTACTGATAATTCCCAACATTCACACCGTCATTGCCAACAACAAAGTCAACTGACGTCAAGGTTACCGGCACCGTTGCACTGCCAACTATGACGTTTGCAGTCAAGCCTTGTGCCTGACCGGCTTTCGTCTTCCCATCATAAACAAACGAGGCATTGTTCACATCAGCAGTACTCTTAGCTGGCGTAATTGTGATTGTACCAGTCAATTTTGCTAAGTCGTCAGCGTTTAGCTGATAATTGCTGCCGGCCGCCTGTTGTAGTTTTGCAATACCGGTGGCGGTCAGCGTGTACTGGTAACTCCCAACATTCACACCGTCATTGGCAACAGCAATGTCGGCGGACGTCACGGTCACCGGCACCGTCTCATTGCCAACTGTGACGTTTTCAGTCAAGCCTTGTGCCTGACTTGCCTTCGTCTTCCCATCATAAACAAACGATGTGTCACTGAGATTTACGGCACCTTCAGCTGGCGTAATTGTGATTGTACCAGCCAGTTTTGCCAGCTCAGAAGCGTTTAACTGATAGTTATTACCGACTGCCCGTTGTAGCTTTACGATACCAGTGTTTGTAAGGCTGTACTGATAATTTCCAACATTCAGACCGTCATTGGCAACAGCAATGTCGGCGGACGTCACGGTCACCGGCACCGTCTCATTGCCAACTGTGACGTTTGCAGTCAAGCCTTGTGCCTGACTTGCCTTCGTCTTCCCATCATAAACAAACGATGTGTCACTGAGATTTACGGCACCTTCAGCTGGCGTAATCGTGATCGTACCAGTCAGTTTTGCCAGTTCAGAAGCGTTTAACTGATAGTTATTACCGACGGCCTGTTGTAGTTTTGCTATACCGGTGGCGGTCAGCGTGTACTGGTAACTCCCAACATTCACACCATCATTGGCAACAACAAAGTCGGCTGACGTCAAGATCACCGGCACCGTGACATTGCCAATTGTGACATCGCCGGTCAAACCTTGTACCTGACTTGCCTCCGTCTGCCCGTCATAAATAAATGAGTCATCACGCAACTCCGCAGTGCCTTGTGCTGGTGCAATCGTAATCGTGCCTGTTAAGCTGCCCAGCAAGTCACTTGGCAACTGATAATTGGCATTCAACGCCTGCTCGACTTTCGCTACACCACTCTGACTCAGTTGATATTGATAATCACCGACATTGACGCTGTCCGATCCCACCACAATATCAGTCGAGCTAAGATCAACAACTGTCGTGCCAGAACCGGCCGTTAATGTTAACTGCAATCCTGAAGCCTGACTAGCAGTCGTTTTGCCATCATATACAAATTGTGTCCCATTAACAGTTGCAGTTGCAGTAGCAGGTGTGATCGTGATAACCCCTGGGTGAGTATTGATATCTGTCTGATCAATCGTGACTTCATCACCCAAAATCGCTTGAATACGTGTCAATCCACTACCATTAAGAAGATATCGATACGTACCTACATCTGGTGAGTCTGCTTCAACAAGTGAAATATCTGTCGAAGTCAAATCAATGGCTTGCTATGAGCCATCACTCAAAGTCACATTAAGAACCAGTTTTGGCGCCTGACTGGCCAATGTCGTGCCATCATAAGTGAACCCACTATTATTCAACTGACCTGTAGCTGTGCGACCGATGATAAGTTGTGCCGTACTCGTACCGGTAAAATTATAGTTAGCCGCTGACTCACCAGCATCATTTGTCAATTCAGCAATCCGCGCCCATGCCGCCTTTGAAAGTTCAACACGGTAGACACCCGTTTTCGTCAATGCATCAGCAGCAATCTGGTTGCCAGATGCATCAAAAAAATTAAGGTCACTCAGTTGTAAAGCACCAGCATTGAAGCCATCCCCAAGACTCAGAGAAAAGGCCGTCAGATCCACCGTAATCGGTTGACCCGTCGCAGTTGCCGTTTGAGTACCAGTCAACGAATATGACGCCGCCAGCCGTTGATTATAAAAAATTTTAGCTGAGCCACTTTCAGCCCCATACGCGTAAGTGACTGTATACCAAGTCACCTGATCACTAGGCACACTGCCTGTGACAACACCGTCTCTATCTTTAGAGGCGATCACAGCCCCGTTCTGGTCCGTTACAGTCCAAGTCAAATCGCTAAGTGGTATCTCAATGATCTCAGTGCCATTCTTTTTCACGGCGCCGCCAAAGTTCAGTTCTGGTTTCCAAACCTGACCCGTGAAAAGGTTAATGTCATGGGCATGGATAACGGGGTCATTCAGATGAACCTTGTAAAGACCAGTGTACGTTGTGCCATCTGCCGCCTTTAATGACCAATTAAAACTGAATTGTTCAGTTCCTGCAGGCATCGTAAAGGATTTTGTCGCGGTATTAAAGGCCACGCCGGTTCCCTGAATATTCGAAACCACAATTTGATCCTGACTGACACCTGAAATCGCCACACTAAATAGATCACGCAAACTAACATGAGCAGAATCTGTATAGGCGTCGGCATTTTGATTTAGAGCATCCGGGGTTGTCGGTACAGCCGTCGCGGCATGCAAAACTGTGATCCGGTTATTGGAAAACGCCTCTTGATCAATTGTCGGTGTCCCAGCAATCGCCACTTCAGGAATCAGATTAGCATTAAAAGCTTTAGCACCAATGGCAGTCACACTCGCTGGGATATTGAGCGCATTTAAGATGATGTTTGCTTCAAACGCCTCTTGGCCTATTGTCTGCAGACCTGTCCCCAAGGTTAAGTTGCTAATTGAGTTATAGACAAACGCATATTTGCCAATCGCGGTGACACTATCCGGCACAGCCAAACCATTTTGAATCTTATTGTAGCCAAAAGCACTGTCGCCAATTGTCTGTAACCCGTCATTTAAAGTTAGTGCCGGGATCTTGTTGCCGACAAACGCCGCATTTTTAATTATCTTCAAATTTGGTGGCAACACAATTGCATTGTTAATCGTATTATAGGCAAAAGCACTGTCACCAATCGATTCCAGCGCTGTTGCCCGACTGAAGTCAACATTTTGCAACGGTCCAAACTCAGTAAAAGCTAGATCACCAATTGTCTGGAGATTAGGACCAAATGCTACTTGGATGAGGTGTCCACCGTAAAAAGCTTGATCCCCAATTTGTTCAAGTGAGTCTGGTAAATTAATCGCCATCGCACTGGAAAATGCGAATGCCTGAAAGCCCAATGTTGTCAGCCGACTATTGTCTGCGATTGCAACCGTTCCTAGTTTTGACCCATAAAAAGCCGATCCATCAATTACGCTGATGTTCGCCGGTATTGTCAGCGTCGGAATTTGATTGCCAGGATTATCCTGACCATTAATGTTAGGCAAATCCTTCATGTTTTGGATAAATTGAAAAGCGCCGCCTGTAATCGTCTGAACATCAGGACCAAACATCAGATTATCCGTGAAGAGATGGAAGAAGGCTTGGTTGCTAATCGTTGCTGCATCGACGGTCACATTCGTAATGCGTGCATAGCCAAAAGCAGTTTCAGCAAGCGTTGTTGCCTTGCCGCCCAGCGTCAGCGATGTAGCCTTAGTACCGTAAAAGGCATTCTTACCGATCGTCGCTGATCCTGCCACATTAATCGTGTCATTAATGGTTTCGTAGGCAAACGCCGCTTCGCCAATATTAGCAACTTCATCATCCAACGTCAGCGACTCGGCCTTAAGCCCATAAAAAGCATTTTGACCGATTGTTGCCGGACCCGCGACACTGACCGCACCAGTAATCGTGGCATAGGCAAAAGACGACTCACCAATGTTCCCTGCACCGTTCAATGTAATCGCACTCGCATTGACACCGGCAAAAGCCTCTTTATCAATAACAGCCGCATTATCGACGGTGATCCCACCAGTGAATTTACTATAGGCAAAGGCTGAAGCACCAATTGTCGTGACCGTAGAGGCAACATGTAAGCTAGTCAAATTACTCAAGTTAAAGAATGCAACATCCTGAATCGCAGTCACCGTATAAGCTTGACCATTATACGAGACAGTTGGCCCAATATTAATGTCGGTAAGCGTTGCACCAGAGTCATGACCCGTAACGGTTGCCGTTTTGGTTGTCTCATCAAAACTGTAAGTTAAACCGTCAACCGTTGCGTCAGTGGTCGTGGTATTGGCTGTTACTGTAGGTTGAGCAGCAGCTGTCGCAACCGGTTGGGCTTGACTACTGGCCGACTGCTGTGCACTGGAAGCTTGGCTGCTCGCAGCTGAAGATGCTGCTGTTTCACTAGCAGTGGCAGCCTGTGTAGCAGCTTGGTCTGCAGCCGCGGCTGATTGAGCCGCTCCAGACCCCGAGGCCACCTGTGCCGAGGTTGCTGAGGCTACCTGTGACGCATCAGTTGTCTGTTCAGGGACAGCCGCCTGACTCGTAAGTGTTTGCGCTGCTGATGAACTGGATGTTTGACTGCTAGCCGCGCTCGCCGCAGATGAAGCCTTGACAGCCTCGCCGGAGTTAGTAGCATTCACAGCATTGCTTGATGTTGTCGCTTGATCACTAGTCACCGCACTTTGAGATGTCGCTGGCTCCGCTGCCTGTGACGTTGCCGTTACTTGTGTCTGTGGCGAGCTTGTATCCGCCTTAACTTCATGACCTGGTTGAAAAAAGGCTGGTATAAACAGTAAAGCAGCTCCGGCAATAAGCCACCGCTTTTTTGCTTTATACATCCGAAAACGGACATGAACCGTCTGTTCCGCCTGTCGAGCCAATTGAATCCGTTTAGAATCTAGTTTCAAGATCATGATCCTCCTACAGCCATGTTAATAGCGATTCCCGTCACGACGCTTAACGAACCATCTCAGATACGATGATTCACTTGGAAACAGTAAGCGTGTAGAATCTGTTTTTCATTATATAACTGATTTTATTAAAAAAACGGAAAAATTTGTATCCAATTTTCAGAAAATAATTTTATAAATATTGCGATAGAACCAGTCTGAAACCGGCATTAACTCAAGTGCTTGTTTTTAAATGTATCGCCGATCCTCTGTTGTTTCTGCAAATCAGCTACATCTTCGATCACAATAAAAAAACACGATGTTGGTCAACGATCCATCGTGTTTTTTGACAAGTATCTTTTTAGAGCAGACCCTACTTACCAATTTTTGCGCAGCTGATTCTTTTAATCGTGCCGGACTCATCAGCAACTTGCTTAAGTTGAGCTTCTGACCACACTTATCTTCAAAGCTTTTCATCATTCTATCAGTATATTTTTAATTAAGATTCGTTTGTTTGCATTCTAAACAAATGGCAAGCATTTTGTTGTAATCGTAACAATAAGGCTTTGCAGATTGTTTTCATTTTCTAGTTGACTTCATACAGAACATCGCGTATGTTAAAAATTATCACATAAGATGAGATTTACATGAGAGGATTTTTGTCGATGAAGTTAGATTTGGAACTACGCCCTGGGGCAAATCGTTTTGTGAGTGAGTCAGGTGCCTTGGCATACTTAGATACGATCTTAGCGGATTTTAATCAACCAGTTGTGATTACCGGCGAAAAAAGTTTTGCTGCTTTCACCAAGGCTTATCCCGGCGAACTGAACTTGCCAGTCTATCATTACGACGGCTCCGCCAGTGATGAGAATGGACACGAACTTGCACAGGAAATCGGTCATGCTGATGCCGTGGTAGGAATCGGTGCTGGTCGCTTGATCGATACCGCCAAAGTTGCGGCCGAAGCCTTGGGTGCTGAGCTCATCAGCATCCCCACCTTGGCCTCTAACTGTGCGCCATTCACACCGCTTGCTGCGATTTATCATCCGCAAGGTCATACCTTTAGTTACGTTGAATATTTTAAAAAATCTGCCTATATTACTTTGGTAGACTATAACCTCTTATTGTCCACCCCACATGATTTCTTTGTTGCTGGGATTGGCGATACCTTGGCCAAATGGTACGAGATGGACGGCATTACCCGTGATAAAGTGGATCAGTTAAAGGCATACGGCCAGTTGAGTCGTGCCGCGGCCAAAACGATTCAAAAGATTCTCTTTAAAGATGCTGAACAGGCCTTGGCCGATTTGGATGCCGGCCGCGACACCCCGGCTTTTGAGGCGGTTGCCGATACCATTATCGGCTTGGCTGGTGAAGTCGGTGGCTTCGGCGGCATTGATGGTCGCGCTGCCGGTGCTCACGCCACTCACAATGGCCTGTCCTACTTACCAGAAACCCATGCCATCTTGCACGGTTCAAAAGTGGCTTACGGCATTCTGGTGCAACTGGCTGAAACCGGAGATGATAGCGAAATTCGCAACTTGATTCCATTCTATGAAAAAATCGGTTTGCCATTGAACCTTGAAGATTTGCATGTCACCGATCAAGTCGATGAAAAGATTAAGCAAGTGGCCGAATTTGCCGCTAAACCAGATGAAACCTTCATCTTGGTTGATCCAACTTTAACCCCTGCCAAAGTAGCAGATGCGATGACAAAAGTGGAACAAGTCACCAGTGAGCCAGCAGCTTAAAGTCCGAAATCGGACAATCTAATGAATACTGTTTCACAAAAATTTTAAAAAACCTTGCAGCCCTCTTAAAATGGTTGCAAGGTTTTTTCGTTTTTGTATTAAAGAAAGCATATCAAACCACGACCGCGCAAAGTCCTACCTGTTCATCGCGTTGTCGATTCACTTTGCAAATACCCTAACGCCGCCGCGCCAACAGCCTTGGCAGCAATCAGAATCGCATCTTCGTCCATCATAAAGTCGGGACTGTGGTGAGGATGATTAGAGCCGTCTGGCAGTTGACAGCCAATGTAGAAGAAACTGCTTGGTACCTTTTGGGCAAAATACGCAAAATCTTCGGATGGGTCTTGAACGCCAGTGTCCTTAATGGCCTTAATCTCCGGAATATTTGCTGCTTTGATCGCGGCCATCGCATTTTCGGTTAAGGTCGCATCATTCATCAAAACCGGATAATTGTCATCATAGTCCAGCTTTGTTTTAACCCCAAACATGGTTTCTAGTCCTTGGTTCATGGTGACGATCTGTTGTCGAATCGTTTTGCGCGTTGTTTCCTTCATCATCCGGACATCGCCTTTCAATACAGCGTCTTGCTTAATCGCATTGAAAGAACCAGCGCCGTCAAATGAGCCGATGGTGACGCTTGCCGTGTCAAAAGGATCAACTCGCCGCGACACAATCGTTTGCAGTGCCGTCACCAAATAGCTGCCAGCCACGATAGCATCGTTGCTCAGGTGCGGCATAGAAGCGTGTCCACCTTTGCCGATAATCGTATCGGTAAAGTTGGCCCGCCCGGTTTGGGTTGCGCCTGTATGGT
This genomic window from Lacticaseibacillus paracasei subsp. paracasei contains:
- a CDS encoding MBG domain-containing protein, which encodes MTSTDISLVEADSPDVGTYRYLLNGSGLTRIQAILGDEVTIDQTDINTHPGVITITPATATATVNGTQFVYDGKTTASQASGLQLTLTAGSGTTVVDLSSTDIVVGSDSVNVGDYQYQLSQSGVAKVEQALNANYQLPSDLLGSLTGTITIAPAQGTAELRDDSFIYDGQTEASQVQGLTGDVTIGNVTVPVILTSADFVVANDGVNVGSYQYTLTATGIAKLQQAVGNNYQLNASELAKLTGTITITPAEGAVNLSDTSFVYDGKTKASQAQGLTANVTVGNETVPVTVTSADIAVANDGLNVGNYQYSLTNTGIVKLQRAVGNNYQLNASELAKLAGTITITPAEGAVNLSDTSFVYDGKTKASQAQGLTENVTVGNETVPVTVTSADIAVANDGVNVGSYQYTLTATGIAKLQQAAGSNYQLNADDLAKLTGTITITPAKSTADVNNASFVYDGKTKAGQAQGLTANVIVGSATVPVTLTSVDFVVGNDGVNVGNYQYSLTNTGIAKLQQAVGSNYQLNADDLAKLTGTITITPAASTATLTNTSFVYDGKTKASQAQGLTANVTVGSATVPVTLTSVDFVVVNDGVNVGSYQYSLTNIGIAKLQQAVGSNYQLNASELAKLIGTITITPAASTATLTNTSFVYDGKTKAGQAQGLTANVTVGNETVPVTLPPADFVVANDGVNVGSYQYTLTDAGIAKLQQAVGSNYQLTVSELAKLTGNINITPATTTADSNDGSFMYDGQTKASQAQGLTAVIELGDDTTSIKLDASDIVVADDGVNVGSYHYRLSTDAITKLQQVAGPNYQLKADDLAALMGIITITPAEGTATVNDTTFVYDGRTKASEASGLNGVVYLSRGTARLTVALTTQDIVVDGDNTTTGTYHYHLSHSGIAKLKAAAGTNYALNETDLNALTGTITLTPLTVVATVNNGHFQYDGVTRASQASGLLVTVQLPTGAQTVALTNADIDVANDSVNVGTYTYRLSASGIAKVMVALGPNYQINDTTMNGTITITPAVLSGQLSGMQQKIYDGQPGELNAQHFELIFTDGSHIILEDSDLAFADGIAPIVVGRYAVTLSAGGLKRIQALLPNYLLENVDTQQAVFEIVAKSGPLPDTGTGTDSGTGTNTGTSTGHETGKVPSVTGRPSQSINQQTPVKTTHQLPQTGDRSANDLSIVGLILTSIASLFGLAGVRNKKRSE
- a CDS encoding leucine-rich repeat protein; translation: MILKLDSKRIQLARQAEQTVHVRFRMYKAKKRWLIAGAALLFIPAFFQPGHEVKADTSSPQTQVTATSQAAEPATSQSAVTSDQATTSSNAVNATNSGEAVKASSAASAASSQTSSSSAAQTLTSQAAVPEQTTDASQVASATSAQVASGSGAAQSAAAADQAATQAATASETAASSAASSQASSAQQSASSQAQPVATAAAQPTVTANTTTTDATVDGLTYSFDETTKTATVTGHDSGATLTDINIGPTVSYNGQAYTVTAIQDVAFFNLSNLTSLHVASTVTTIGASAFAYSKFTGGITVDNAAVIDKEAFAGVNASAITLNGAGNIGESSFAYATITGAVSVAGPATIGQNAFYGLKAESLTLDDEVANIGEAAFAYETINDTINVAGSATIGKNAFYGTKATSLTLGGKATTLAETAFGYARITNVTVDAATISNQAFFHLFTDNLMFGPDVQTITGGAFQFIQNMKDLPNINGQDNPGNQIPTLTIPANISVIDGSAFYGSKLGTVAIADNSRLTTLGFQAFAFSSAMAINLPDSLEQIGDQAFYGGHLIQVAFGPNLQTIGDLAFTEFGPLQNVDFSRATALESIGDSAFAYNTINNAIVLPPNLKIIKNAAFVGNKIPALTLNDGLQTIGDSAFGYNKIQNGLAVPDSVTAIGKYAFVYNSISNLTLGTGLQTIGQEAFEANIILNALNIPASVTAIGAKAFNANLIPEVAIAGTPTIDQEAFSNNRITVLHAATAVPTTPDALNQNADAYTDSAHVSLRDLFSVAISGVSQDQIVVSNIQGTGVAFNTATKSFTMPAGTEQFSFNWSLKAADGTTYTGLYKVHLNDPVIHAHDINLFTGQVWKPELNFGGAVKKNGTEIIEIPLSDLTWTVTDQNGAVIASKDRDGVVTGSVPSDQVTWYTVTYAYGAESGSAKIFYNQRLAASYSLTGTQTATATGQPITVDLTAFSLSLGDGFNAGALQLSDLNFFDASGNQIAADALTKTGVYRVELSKAAWARIAELTNDAGESAANYNFTGTSTAQLIIGRTATGQLNNSGFTYDGTTLASQAPKLVLNVTLSDGS
- a CDS encoding iron-containing alcohol dehydrogenase family protein, yielding MKLDLELRPGANRFVSESGALAYLDTILADFNQPVVITGEKSFAAFTKAYPGELNLPVYHYDGSASDENGHELAQEIGHADAVVGIGAGRLIDTAKVAAEALGAELISIPTLASNCAPFTPLAAIYHPQGHTFSYVEYFKKSAYITLVDYNLLLSTPHDFFVAGIGDTLAKWYEMDGITRDKVDQLKAYGQLSRAAAKTIQKILFKDAEQALADLDAGRDTPAFEAVADTIIGLAGEVGGFGGIDGRAAGAHATHNGLSYLPETHAILHGSKVAYGILVQLAETGDDSEIRNLIPFYEKIGLPLNLEDLHVTDQVDEKIKQVAEFAAKPDETFILVDPTLTPAKVADAMTKVEQVTSEPAA
- a CDS encoding amidohydrolase, with the translated sequence MTLTEQLMQTLAADESEMLAIRRHLHAHPEISFHEKQTAAYIKQYYAALNVPVTPCGEGYGMYVDIQGGQPGPTLSLRADFDALAIQEDNDLSFKSQNPGVMHACGHDAHTAYLLVLAKELIKIKAKLAGTIRIIHQPAEEVSPGGAKGMVAAGVLEGVDNVLGVHVMSSMPTGLIGYHTGATQTGRANFTDTIIGKGGHASMPHLSNDAIVAGSYLVTALQTIVSRRVDPFDTASVTIGSFDGAGSFNAIKQDAVLKGDVRMMKETTRKTIRQQIVTMNQGLETMFGVKTKLDYDDNYPVLMNDATLTENAMAAIKAANIPEIKAIKDTGVQDPSEDFAYFAQKVPSSFFYIGCQLPDGSNHPHHSPDFMMDEDAILIAAKAVGAAALGYLQSESTTR